Proteins found in one Streptomyces sp. CB09001 genomic segment:
- a CDS encoding ABC transporter ATP-binding protein → MNRLTAENVTLAYDQRVIAEKLSVEIPDNSFTVIVGPNACGKSTLLRALSRMLRPSRGRVLLDGSVIQSMPAKQVARTLGLLPQSSIAPDGITVGDLVGRGRYPHQGILRQWSTEDERVVQESMAQTGISELADRYVDELSGGQRQRVWIAMALAQQTPLLLLDEPTTYLDIQHQIDVLDLCAELHEEQGRTLVAVLHDLNHAARYATHLIALRDGQVIAEGAPKDIVTADLVERVFGLRCQVIDDPETGTPLVVPAARKGRAKQVSEQVEAAATGVS, encoded by the coding sequence GTGAACCGCCTGACCGCCGAGAACGTCACCCTCGCCTACGACCAGCGGGTCATCGCGGAGAAGCTGTCGGTGGAGATACCCGACAACTCCTTCACCGTGATCGTCGGCCCGAACGCGTGCGGCAAGTCCACCCTGCTGCGCGCCCTGTCACGGATGCTCAGGCCGAGCCGGGGCCGGGTGCTGCTCGACGGGTCGGTCATCCAGTCGATGCCCGCCAAGCAGGTCGCCCGGACCCTCGGCCTGCTGCCGCAGTCGTCCATCGCGCCCGACGGCATCACCGTCGGCGACCTCGTCGGCCGCGGCCGCTACCCGCACCAGGGCATCCTGCGTCAGTGGTCGACCGAGGACGAGCGGGTCGTCCAGGAGTCGATGGCCCAGACCGGCATCTCGGAACTGGCCGACCGCTACGTCGACGAACTCTCCGGCGGACAGCGCCAGCGCGTGTGGATCGCCATGGCGCTCGCCCAGCAGACCCCGCTGCTGCTCCTCGACGAGCCGACGACGTACCTGGACATCCAGCACCAGATCGACGTCCTCGACCTGTGCGCGGAACTCCACGAGGAGCAGGGGCGCACCCTCGTGGCCGTGCTGCACGACCTCAACCACGCCGCGCGCTACGCCACCCACCTCATCGCCCTGCGCGACGGGCAGGTCATCGCCGAGGGCGCGCCGAAGGACATCGTCACCGCCGACCTGGTGGAGCGGGTCTTCGGGCTGCGCTGCCAGGTCATCGACGACCCGGAGACGGGTACGCCGCTGGTGGTGCCGGCCGCCCGCAAGGGGCGCGCCAAGCAGGTGAGCGAGCAGGTGGAGGCGGCCGCTACAGGAGTTTCCTGA
- a CDS encoding glycosyltransferase family 4 protein, whose translation MTHVSSHSPHGQSPLRTVQVLGGGNAGSSAHVRSLAAGLVARGVKVTVCAPSDAECTYDFTGTGADHVHVPRSSDPVSVAALRTVCAEADLVHAHGLHASFRAALALGGRRVRTPLVVTWHDRAHAEGARGQLLRVLERRVMKAATVVLGATSELVDGARRTGARDARLGPVALPARPSPSAGPDDPDRLRPKVRAELGAIDRPLLVAVGSLERHRGYDVLLDAARVWRRLDPAPLVVVAGEGPLRGELQGRIEGEGLPVVLVGSRDDVPDLLGAADLALLPSRREPGRSVLAQEALHARVPLVAGAVGGIPELVGDAAELVPPGDAEALAVAVVRLLADPARQDELRERGARQAATWPTEDETVAQVLSIYDELTQPTPLL comes from the coding sequence GTGACCCACGTGAGCAGCCACTCACCGCACGGCCAGTCGCCGCTGCGCACCGTCCAGGTGCTGGGCGGAGGCAACGCCGGCAGCAGCGCGCACGTGCGCTCACTGGCCGCGGGGCTCGTCGCGCGGGGCGTGAAGGTGACGGTGTGCGCCCCCTCCGATGCGGAGTGCACCTACGACTTCACCGGCACCGGGGCCGACCACGTGCACGTACCGCGCAGCAGCGATCCCGTCTCGGTGGCCGCGCTGCGGACGGTGTGCGCCGAAGCCGACCTGGTGCACGCGCACGGACTGCACGCCTCCTTCCGGGCCGCCCTCGCCCTCGGCGGACGGCGCGTACGCACTCCGCTCGTCGTCACCTGGCACGACCGGGCGCACGCCGAGGGGGCCCGCGGCCAACTGCTGCGCGTGCTGGAGCGGCGGGTGATGAAGGCCGCCACCGTCGTGCTCGGCGCCACCTCGGAACTGGTCGACGGGGCGCGGCGGACGGGCGCCCGGGACGCCCGCCTCGGCCCCGTCGCCCTCCCCGCCCGGCCGAGCCCGTCGGCCGGACCCGACGACCCCGACCGGCTGCGCCCCAAGGTCCGGGCCGAACTCGGCGCCATCGACCGGCCGTTGCTGGTCGCCGTCGGATCGCTCGAACGGCACCGCGGGTACGACGTGCTGCTCGACGCGGCCCGCGTGTGGCGCCGCCTCGACCCGGCGCCGTTGGTCGTGGTCGCCGGAGAGGGGCCGCTGCGCGGCGAGTTGCAGGGCCGGATCGAGGGCGAGGGGCTGCCGGTGGTGCTCGTCGGCAGCCGTGACGACGTGCCCGACCTGCTGGGGGCGGCCGACCTCGCGCTGCTGCCGAGCCGCCGGGAGCCGGGGCGTTCCGTCCTCGCCCAGGAGGCGCTCCACGCGCGCGTGCCACTCGTCGCCGGTGCCGTAGGCGGCATCCCCGAGCTGGTCGGCGACGCCGCCGAACTCGTCCCGCCGGGGGACGCGGAGGCCCTCGCCGTCGCCGTGGTCCGCCTGCTCGCCGACCCCGCGCGGCAGGACGAACTGCGCGAGCGCGGCGCACGGCAGGCGGCCACGTGGCCGACCGAGGACGAGACCGTCGCCCAGGTCCTGAGCATCTACGACGAGTTGACCCAGCCCACGCCGTTGCTCTAG
- a CDS encoding DUF1015 domain-containing protein has protein sequence MNSAGHPEATARRGLELTPFRGLRYDPDRVGSLAAVTSPPYDVVVRPDGLLHLESADPYNIVRLILPQAATPEARNEQAARTLRRWTAEGVLTTDPEPGLYVYEQRDGEGMLQRGIIGALRVSDPSERVVLPHEDVMPHVVADRAALMRATRTNLEPLLLTYRGDDGTPATTALVERTAEQPPLLSTTTEDGFCHRLWSVTDPDTVARVRTELSRHQALIADGHHRWATYRTLRAEHPSPSPWDHGLVLLVDTVRYPLRVRAIHRLLHGIPVPEAVAALAGHFRVRRLGTSLDESLEALAKAADAGNAFLLAGDGAFHLVDLPDPGLLARTVPTDRPEAWRTLDATVLHATLLAHVWHVPDDSASHISYIHDTAATVEKAERDGGTAVLMHPVREEVVRDLARQGVTMPRKSTSFGPKPASGLVLRPLDA, from the coding sequence ATGAACTCTGCAGGTCACCCGGAAGCAACGGCGCGCCGGGGCCTGGAACTCACCCCGTTCCGAGGCCTCCGCTACGACCCCGACCGGGTCGGCAGCCTGGCCGCCGTGACCTCTCCTCCCTACGACGTCGTGGTCCGCCCCGACGGCCTGCTCCACCTCGAGTCCGCCGACCCCTACAACATCGTCCGGCTGATCCTGCCCCAGGCCGCCACCCCCGAGGCGCGCAACGAGCAGGCCGCCCGCACCCTGCGACGCTGGACGGCGGAGGGCGTCCTGACCACCGACCCCGAACCGGGCCTCTACGTCTACGAACAACGCGACGGCGAAGGCATGCTGCAGCGCGGCATCATCGGCGCCCTGCGCGTGTCGGACCCCTCCGAGCGGGTGGTCCTGCCGCACGAGGACGTCATGCCCCACGTCGTCGCCGACCGCGCGGCACTCATGCGGGCCACCCGGACGAACCTCGAGCCCCTCCTCCTGACCTACCGGGGCGACGACGGGACGCCGGCCACCACCGCCCTCGTGGAACGCACGGCCGAGCAGCCACCGCTCCTCTCCACGACCACGGAGGACGGTTTCTGCCACCGCCTGTGGTCGGTCACCGACCCGGACACCGTCGCCCGCGTCCGGACCGAGCTGTCCCGGCACCAGGCCCTCATCGCCGACGGCCACCACCGCTGGGCCACCTACCGCACCCTTCGCGCGGAGCACCCTTCGCCCAGCCCGTGGGACCACGGCCTGGTCCTCCTGGTCGACACCGTCCGCTACCCGCTCCGCGTCCGCGCCATCCACCGGCTGCTGCACGGCATCCCGGTACCCGAAGCCGTGGCCGCCCTGGCCGGCCACTTCCGCGTCCGCCGCCTCGGCACGTCCCTGGACGAGTCACTGGAAGCCCTGGCGAAGGCGGCCGACGCGGGCAACGCCTTCCTCCTCGCCGGCGACGGCGCCTTCCACCTCGTCGACCTGCCGGACCCCGGCCTGCTGGCCCGCACGGTCCCCACCGACCGGCCCGAGGCCTGGCGCACCCTGGACGCCACCGTCCTGCACGCCACGCTCCTCGCCCACGTCTGGCACGTTCCGGACGACTCGGCGTCCCACATCTCCTACATCCACGACACGGCGGCCACCGTCGAGAAGGCCGAGCGCGACGGCGGCACGGCGGTGCTGATGCACCCGGTCCGCGAGGAGGTCGTCCGCGACCTGGCCCGACAGGGCGTCACCATGCCCCGCAAGTCGACGTCCTTCGGCCCGAAACCGGCGTCGGGCCTGGTACTGCGCCCACTCGACGCCTGA
- a CDS encoding iron chelate uptake ABC transporter family permease subunit produces MKTVKTGTNNRAVRSPGGLSFRLDVRATVVVALLLLLALAASVLLIGTGDFDIPAVDVLKTLVGQGNAGQEFIVNELRLPRVLVGLLVGGALGVGGALFQAISRNPLGSPDVLGLGQGATAGALIMIVLFSGSSAQVTVGALVGGLVTGIAIYLLAWKRGVHGYRLVLVGIGVSAIVTAVNGYLLTRADIVDASRAVVWMTGSLNGRDWDQVWPLLGLCAVLVPLVLTNGRALRMMEMGDDVSYALGVRVERVRALLMVAAVLLTASATAAAGPVSFVALTAPQLARRLTRSPGPNLLPSLCMGAALLVSADFISQRVFGADQLPVGVVTGVLGGVYLLWLLVTERKAGRI; encoded by the coding sequence GTGAAGACCGTGAAGACCGGGACGAACAACCGTGCCGTGCGCAGCCCGGGCGGGCTGTCCTTCCGCCTGGACGTCCGGGCCACCGTCGTGGTCGCCCTGCTGCTGCTCCTCGCGCTCGCCGCGAGCGTGCTGCTGATCGGCACCGGAGACTTCGACATACCGGCGGTCGACGTGCTCAAGACCCTGGTCGGCCAGGGCAACGCCGGGCAGGAGTTCATCGTCAACGAGCTGCGGCTGCCGCGGGTCCTGGTCGGACTGCTGGTCGGGGGCGCGCTCGGGGTCGGCGGCGCGCTCTTCCAGGCCATCTCCCGCAACCCGCTCGGCAGTCCGGACGTCCTGGGCCTCGGGCAGGGTGCGACGGCCGGCGCGCTCATCATGATCGTCCTGTTCTCCGGCAGCTCGGCCCAGGTCACCGTCGGCGCGCTCGTCGGCGGCCTGGTGACCGGCATCGCCATCTATCTGCTCGCCTGGAAGCGGGGCGTGCACGGATACCGGCTGGTCCTGGTCGGTATCGGGGTGTCCGCGATCGTCACGGCGGTCAACGGCTACCTGCTCACCCGCGCCGACATCGTCGACGCCTCCCGCGCCGTCGTCTGGATGACCGGCTCCCTCAACGGCCGCGACTGGGACCAGGTCTGGCCCCTGCTCGGGCTGTGCGCCGTGCTCGTGCCGCTCGTGCTCACCAACGGACGGGCGCTGCGGATGATGGAGATGGGCGACGACGTCTCGTACGCCCTCGGTGTGCGCGTCGAGCGGGTGCGGGCGCTGTTGATGGTGGCCGCCGTACTGCTCACCGCCTCGGCCACCGCTGCGGCGGGCCCGGTCAGCTTCGTGGCGCTCACCGCGCCGCAGCTCGCCCGGCGCCTGACCCGCTCGCCCGGCCCCAACCTGCTGCCGTCCCTGTGCATGGGCGCCGCCCTGCTGGTCAGCGCGGACTTCATCTCGCAGCGGGTCTTCGGTGCCGACCAACTGCCCGTGGGCGTCGTCACGGGCGTGCTCGGCGGCGTCTACCTGCTGTGGCTGCTGGTCACCGAGCGCAAGGCGGGCCGGATCTGA
- a CDS encoding HAD hydrolase-like protein: MSRSVRTRPEVSGRGLNEAYDTALLDLDGVVYAGGNAIAHAVDSLAVAREGGMRLAYVTNNALRTPDVVAAHLTELGIPTGAEDVITSAQAVARLIAEQLPPGARVLVIGGEGLRVALRERGLEPVESAEDDPAAVVQGFGGPELPWGRFAEACYAIARGVPWYASNTDLTIPGARGIAPGNGAAVEVVRIATGAEPQVAGKPLPPMHRETILRTGARRPLVVGDRLDTDIEGAFNGEVDSLLVLTGVTDGAQLLAAPPRHRPTYVDADLRGLLTGQPEVTGDAEGGFRCGGWTATAGGERLELDGDGAALDGLRALCAAAWTAGGEQGCGLDSGKALARLGL; encoded by the coding sequence ATGAGCCGGAGCGTCAGGACGAGGCCCGAGGTCAGTGGGCGGGGCCTGAACGAGGCCTACGACACGGCGCTGCTCGACCTGGACGGCGTGGTGTACGCCGGGGGGAACGCGATCGCTCACGCCGTCGACTCCCTCGCCGTGGCCCGCGAGGGCGGCATGCGCCTGGCGTACGTCACCAACAACGCGCTGCGTACCCCCGACGTGGTGGCCGCGCACCTGACCGAGCTGGGCATACCGACGGGGGCCGAGGACGTCATCACGTCCGCGCAGGCGGTGGCCCGGCTGATCGCCGAGCAGCTGCCCCCTGGGGCGCGGGTGCTGGTGATCGGTGGTGAGGGGCTGCGCGTGGCACTGCGTGAGCGTGGTCTCGAGCCGGTGGAGTCGGCCGAGGACGATCCGGCGGCCGTGGTGCAGGGGTTCGGCGGCCCCGAGCTGCCGTGGGGGCGGTTCGCCGAGGCCTGCTACGCGATCGCGCGGGGCGTCCCCTGGTACGCCTCCAACACCGACCTGACCATCCCGGGTGCCCGGGGGATCGCCCCGGGCAACGGCGCGGCGGTGGAGGTCGTGCGGATCGCGACCGGCGCCGAGCCGCAGGTCGCGGGCAAGCCCTTGCCCCCCATGCACCGGGAGACGATCCTGCGGACCGGCGCCCGGCGCCCGTTGGTGGTCGGCGACCGGCTGGACACCGACATCGAGGGCGCGTTCAACGGGGAGGTCGACTCGCTGCTCGTCCTGACCGGTGTGACCGACGGGGCGCAGCTGCTGGCGGCGCCGCCGCGGCACCGGCCGACGTACGTCGACGCCGATCTGCGCGGGCTGCTCACCGGGCAGCCGGAGGTCACCGGTGACGCCGAGGGAGGCTTCCGCTGCGGAGGCTGGACGGCGACGGCCGGCGGGGAGCGGCTGGAGCTGGACGGCGACGGCGCGGCACTGGACGGGCTGCGCGCCCTGTGCGCGGCGGCCTGGACGGCGGGCGGAGAGCAGGGCTGCGGACTGGACTCGGGGAAGGCGCTGGCGCGGCTGGGGTTGTGA
- a CDS encoding NAD kinase: MTQNRARTVFLLAHTGRPAAIRSAELVVKGLLRAGIGVRVLEAEARDLPLPTEVGLVGAATPQCLDGCELLIVLGGDGTLLRGAEFARASGVPMLGVNLGRVGFLAEAERDDLDKVVDRVVNRAYEVEERMTVDVVVHRNGDIVHTDWALNEAAVQKAGAEKLLEVVLEIDGRPVTGFGCDGIVLSTPTGSTAYAFSAGGPVVWPEVEALLMVPISAHALFAKPLVTSPDSVLAVEVLPHVPPGVLWCDGRRTVELPPGARVEVRRGAVPVRLARLHHASFTDRLVAKFALPVSGWRGAPH; this comes from the coding sequence TTGACACAGAACCGAGCGCGTACTGTTTTCCTGCTCGCCCACACCGGGCGCCCCGCTGCCATCCGCAGCGCGGAGCTGGTGGTCAAGGGGCTGCTGCGGGCCGGGATCGGCGTACGGGTCCTGGAGGCCGAGGCGCGCGACCTGCCGCTGCCGACCGAGGTGGGGCTGGTCGGCGCGGCCACCCCGCAGTGCCTGGACGGATGCGAGCTGCTGATCGTGCTGGGCGGCGACGGCACGCTGCTGCGCGGCGCCGAGTTCGCCCGCGCCTCGGGCGTGCCGATGCTCGGCGTCAACCTCGGCCGGGTCGGCTTCCTCGCGGAGGCCGAGCGCGACGACCTCGACAAGGTCGTCGACCGGGTGGTGAACCGGGCCTACGAGGTCGAGGAGCGGATGACCGTCGACGTCGTCGTGCACCGCAACGGCGACATCGTGCACACCGACTGGGCGCTGAACGAGGCCGCCGTGCAGAAGGCCGGTGCCGAGAAGCTGCTGGAAGTCGTGCTGGAGATCGACGGCCGGCCGGTGACCGGGTTCGGCTGCGACGGCATCGTGCTGTCCACACCGACCGGGTCGACGGCGTACGCCTTCTCGGCCGGCGGTCCTGTGGTGTGGCCCGAGGTGGAGGCGCTGCTGATGGTGCCGATCAGCGCCCACGCGCTGTTCGCGAAGCCGCTGGTGACCTCGCCGGACTCGGTGCTCGCGGTGGAGGTGCTGCCGCACGTCCCGCCGGGGGTCCTGTGGTGCGACGGGCGGCGGACGGTGGAGCTGCCGCCGGGGGCGCGGGTGGAGGTGCGGCGGGGGGCGGTGCCGGTGCGGCTGGCCCGACTGCATCACGCGTCGTTCACGGACCGGCTGGTGGCGAAGTTCGCGCTGCCGGTCTCCGGATGGCGCGGGGCGCCGCACTAG
- a CDS encoding sterol-binding protein — MATTEECRAALDKLSDSMRGAEGDVRSATELDRSVSCHITDLDVTFAGRMADGRIDVRETLEGPPRERAEIRLAMTGDDLVALVAGDLNFARAWGSGRVRLEAGLRDLFRLRKLL, encoded by the coding sequence ATGGCGACGACTGAGGAGTGCCGTGCCGCACTCGACAAGCTCTCGGACAGCATGCGGGGCGCCGAAGGGGACGTGCGGTCGGCCACGGAGCTGGACCGCTCGGTGAGCTGCCACATCACCGACCTGGACGTCACCTTCGCCGGGCGCATGGCGGACGGCCGCATCGACGTGCGCGAGACCCTGGAGGGGCCGCCGCGCGAGCGGGCCGAGATCAGGCTGGCGATGACCGGCGACGACCTGGTGGCCCTGGTGGCGGGCGACCTGAACTTCGCCAGGGCCTGGGGCTCGGGCCGGGTGAGGCTGGAAGCGGGCCTGCGCGATCTGTTCCGGCTCAGGAAACTCCTGTAG
- the recN gene encoding DNA repair protein RecN encodes MVVSVLEEMRIRSLGVIDDAVVELSPGFTAVTGETGAGKTMVVTSLGLLLGGRADAALVRIGAKNAVVEGRIAVPGDAAAALRAEEAGAELDDGALLISRTVSAEGRSRAHLGGRSVPVGMLAELADELVAVHGQTDQQGLLKLNRQRQALDRYAGDAVAGPLAKYAEAYRRLRAVVRELEEITTRARERAQEADLLRYGLDEIAAVEPRAGEDVELAEEAERLGHAEALASAAAVAHAALAGNPEDPEGLDGATLVAGAQRALDAVRSHDPALAALAERIGEVGILLRDVAGELAGYADDLDADPLRLAAVEERRAALTALTRKYGEDVAAVLSWAEQSAARLTELDGDDERIGELTAERDALRAELGGLAQALTDARTEAAERFAAAVTAELASLAMPHARVSFDIRQTEDPEGVEVGGRTVACGPSGADEVELLLAPHPGAPPRPIAKGASGGELSRVMLAVEVVFAGTDPVPTYLFDEVDAGVGGKAAVEIGRRLARLAKSAQVVVVTHLPQVAAFADRQLLVEKTNDGSVTRSGVKVLEGEERVRELSRMLAGQEDSETARAHAEELLETARADR; translated from the coding sequence ATGGTCGTGTCCGTGCTTGAGGAGATGCGGATACGGTCGCTCGGAGTCATCGATGACGCCGTGGTCGAGCTGTCGCCCGGGTTCACCGCTGTCACCGGTGAGACGGGTGCGGGCAAGACCATGGTGGTCACCAGCCTGGGGCTGCTCCTGGGCGGGCGCGCCGACGCGGCGCTCGTGCGGATCGGGGCGAAGAACGCGGTCGTCGAGGGGCGTATCGCCGTGCCCGGCGACGCCGCGGCCGCCCTCCGGGCCGAGGAGGCCGGGGCCGAGCTGGACGACGGGGCGCTGCTGATCAGCCGTACCGTGTCCGCCGAGGGGAGATCGCGCGCGCACCTGGGCGGTCGGTCGGTGCCGGTGGGGATGCTCGCCGAGCTGGCCGACGAGCTGGTGGCCGTGCACGGGCAGACCGACCAGCAGGGGCTGCTCAAGCTGAACCGGCAACGGCAGGCCCTGGACCGGTACGCCGGCGACGCGGTCGCCGGGCCACTCGCCAAGTACGCGGAGGCGTACCGCAGGCTGCGGGCCGTCGTCCGTGAGCTGGAGGAGATCACCACGCGCGCGCGTGAGCGCGCCCAGGAGGCCGATCTGCTGCGCTACGGCCTCGACGAGATCGCCGCGGTCGAGCCGCGCGCCGGTGAGGACGTGGAGCTGGCGGAGGAGGCGGAGCGGCTGGGGCACGCCGAGGCACTCGCGTCGGCCGCCGCGGTCGCCCATGCCGCCCTGGCGGGCAACCCGGAGGATCCCGAGGGCTTGGACGGCGCCACGCTCGTCGCGGGCGCGCAGCGGGCCCTGGACGCCGTACGGTCCCACGACCCGGCGCTGGCCGCGCTCGCCGAGCGGATCGGTGAGGTCGGCATCCTGCTGCGTGACGTGGCCGGGGAGCTCGCCGGGTACGCCGACGACCTGGACGCCGACCCGCTGCGGCTGGCGGCGGTCGAGGAGCGGCGGGCCGCGCTCACCGCGCTGACCCGGAAGTACGGCGAGGACGTCGCGGCCGTGCTGAGCTGGGCCGAGCAGAGTGCCGCGCGGCTGACCGAGCTGGACGGCGACGACGAGCGGATCGGCGAGCTGACCGCCGAGCGGGACGCGCTGCGGGCGGAACTGGGCGGGCTCGCCCAGGCGCTGACCGACGCACGGACCGAGGCCGCCGAGCGGTTCGCCGCCGCGGTGACCGCCGAGCTGGCGTCGCTCGCCATGCCCCACGCGCGCGTGTCGTTCGACATTCGGCAGACCGAGGACCCGGAGGGCGTCGAGGTCGGCGGGCGGACGGTCGCCTGCGGGCCGTCCGGCGCGGACGAGGTGGAGCTGCTGCTGGCCCCGCACCCCGGCGCCCCGCCGCGGCCGATCGCCAAGGGCGCCTCCGGTGGTGAGCTGTCGCGCGTGATGCTGGCCGTGGAGGTCGTCTTCGCGGGCACCGATCCAGTGCCGACCTACCTGTTCGACGAGGTCGACGCCGGGGTCGGCGGCAAGGCGGCGGTGGAGATCGGGCGGCGCCTGGCGCGGCTGGCGAAGAGCGCGCAGGTCGTGGTCGTCACGCATCTTCCGCAGGTGGCCGCGTTCGCCGACCGGCAGCTGCTGGTGGAGAAGACGAACGACGGCTCGGTGACCCGCTCCGGTGTGAAGGTCCTGGAGGGCGAGGAGCGGGTCCGGGAACTCTCCCGGATGCTCGCCGGCCAGGAGGACTCGGAGACGGCCCGCGCCCACGCGGAGGAACTGCTGGAAACGGCCCGCGCCGACCGGTAG
- a CDS encoding iron chelate uptake ABC transporter family permease subunit, with translation MLVDSPPEQRAETAPAPPSKRRVLRAAGLPVSVAVLVLVVLASIAIGAKDLSLAEVWHGLFHDSGTYGDVVVGERLSRTVLGLLAGAALGLAGAVLQALTRNPLADPGLLGINAGASAAVVTGITFFGVTSLTGYVWFAFAGAAAVGALVWFLGGSRGATPVRLVLAGTAISAALFGYLQAVMIMDDAALGRMRFWTVGSLASATNGTIKEVLPFFVVGTVLALALARPLNAMEMGDDTAKALGANLNRTRALSMLAATVLCGAATAACGPIVFVGLMIPHIVRSFTGPDMRWILPYAAILSPVLLLGADVLGRIVARPAELQVGIVTAVLGGPVFIFLVRRRRTAQL, from the coding sequence GTGTTGGTCGACAGTCCCCCCGAACAGCGCGCGGAGACCGCTCCCGCGCCGCCCTCCAAGCGCCGTGTCCTGCGTGCCGCGGGGCTGCCCGTCTCCGTCGCGGTCCTGGTGCTGGTCGTGTTGGCGAGCATCGCGATCGGCGCCAAGGATTTGTCCCTGGCGGAGGTCTGGCACGGCCTCTTCCACGACTCGGGCACCTACGGCGACGTCGTCGTCGGCGAGCGGCTCTCGCGGACCGTCCTCGGTCTGCTGGCCGGCGCCGCCCTCGGCCTCGCGGGAGCCGTGCTGCAGGCGCTGACCCGCAATCCGCTGGCCGATCCCGGACTGCTCGGCATCAACGCGGGCGCATCGGCGGCCGTCGTCACGGGCATCACCTTCTTCGGCGTCACCTCACTGACCGGATACGTCTGGTTCGCCTTCGCCGGTGCGGCGGCAGTCGGCGCGCTGGTCTGGTTCCTGGGCGGCAGCCGGGGGGCCACACCGGTGCGGCTCGTGCTGGCCGGCACCGCGATCAGCGCCGCGCTCTTCGGCTACCTCCAGGCCGTGATGATCATGGACGACGCGGCGCTGGGCCGGATGCGTTTCTGGACGGTCGGTTCGCTCGCCTCGGCGACGAACGGGACCATCAAGGAGGTGCTGCCCTTCTTCGTGGTGGGCACGGTCCTGGCGCTGGCGCTCGCCCGGCCGCTCAACGCCATGGAGATGGGCGACGACACCGCCAAGGCCCTCGGCGCCAACCTGAACCGCACCCGGGCGCTGTCCATGCTCGCGGCGACCGTGCTGTGCGGGGCCGCGACCGCCGCCTGCGGGCCGATCGTGTTCGTCGGGCTGATGATCCCGCACATCGTCCGCTCCTTCACCGGACCCGACATGCGCTGGATCCTGCCGTACGCGGCGATCCTGTCGCCGGTGCTGCTGCTCGGCGCGGACGTCCTCGGCCGGATCGTCGCCCGGCCCGCCGAACTCCAGGTCGGCATCGTCACCGCCGTCCTCGGCGGGCCGGTCTTCATCTTTCTCGTACGACGGCGGAGGACGGCCCAGCTGTGA
- a CDS encoding hemolysin: MAGVARRRLDAELVRRKLARSREHASQLIAAGRVTVGKTVATKPATQVETAAAIVVTADDNDPDYVSRGGHKLAGALAAFVPQGLVVEGRRALDAGASTGGFTDVLLRAGAAHVVAVDVGYGQLAWSLRQDERVTVKDRTNVRELTTEAIDGEPVDLVVGDLSFIPLGLVLPALVRCTRPGADLVMMVKPQFEVGKERLGSGGVVRSAQLRAEAVRAVARRAWELGLGVKGVTASPLPGPSGNVEYFLWLRAGAAELDPADVDRAVAEGPR; encoded by the coding sequence GTGGCAGGAGTCGCACGCCGCCGTCTCGACGCGGAGCTGGTGCGCCGCAAGCTGGCGCGTTCGCGCGAGCACGCGAGCCAGCTGATCGCCGCCGGGCGGGTCACCGTCGGCAAGACCGTCGCGACCAAACCCGCCACGCAGGTCGAGACGGCCGCCGCGATCGTCGTGACCGCCGACGACAACGACCCCGACTACGTCTCGCGCGGCGGCCACAAGCTCGCCGGGGCCCTCGCCGCCTTCGTACCGCAGGGCCTCGTCGTCGAGGGCCGGCGGGCCCTGGACGCAGGCGCCTCCACCGGCGGTTTCACCGACGTACTGCTGCGGGCGGGCGCCGCGCACGTCGTCGCCGTGGACGTCGGATACGGACAACTCGCGTGGAGTCTCCGGCAGGATGAACGCGTCACCGTCAAGGACCGTACGAACGTACGCGAGTTGACGACGGAAGCGATCGATGGGGAGCCCGTGGACCTTGTCGTGGGGGATCTGTCCTTCATCCCGCTCGGACTGGTACTGCCCGCCCTCGTGCGGTGCACCCGGCCGGGCGCCGACCTGGTGATGATGGTGAAGCCGCAGTTCGAGGTGGGGAAGGAGCGGCTGGGCAGCGGGGGAGTGGTACGCAGCGCGCAGTTGCGGGCCGAGGCCGTGCGGGCAGTCGCGCGGAGGGCCTGGGAGCTGGGGCTCGGGGTGAAGGGGGTCACGGCCAGTCCGCTGCCGGGTCCCTCCGGGAACGTCGAGTACTTTCTGTGGCTGCGGGCCGGGGCCGCCGAATTGGACCCGGCCGATGTTGACCGTGCAGTGGCGGAGGGGCCGCGTTGA